A window of the Zerene cesonia ecotype Mississippi chromosome 12, Zerene_cesonia_1.1, whole genome shotgun sequence genome harbors these coding sequences:
- the LOC119830893 gene encoding UDP-xylose and UDP-N-acetylglucosamine transporter encodes MNAKAALAICMVFVGCCSNVVFLELVVKEDPGAGNLATFLQFLLIATVGFCTVGKFGTAKRNIPFNQYLLLVGFFWTSSVANNYAFDFNISMPLHMIFRAGSLMANMAMGVWILKKRYPALKYLAVFMISAGIAICTIQSSGEVKAPRETHEDAAEEEKLKFIDWLWWCLGIAILTFALFLSARMGIFQESLYSKYGKHPWEALYYTHLLPLVFWLPTAPNITNHVSIALSTPVVEFLGITFPRQVLWLILYVLTQGLCISSVYVLTTECASLVVTLTVTLRKFVSLIFSILYFKNPFTLGHWIGTLLVFIGTLIFTEILQKMVAFVVPKDKKKVQ; translated from the coding sequence ATGAACGCAAAAGCGGCGCTGGCAATTTGCATGGTGTTTGTTGGGTGTTGTTCCAATGTTGTGTTTTTAGAATTAGTTGTGAAAGAGGACCCAGGCGCGGGAAATTTAGCGACATTTTTGCAATTCTTACTCATTGCAACTGTTGGTTTTTGTACTGTTGGCAAATTTGGAACGGCTAAACGCAACATACCCTTTAATCAGTACTTGCTACTTGTGGGATTCTTCTGGACCAGCAGTGTAGCGAACAATTATGCATTTGACTTCAATATATCTATGCCGTTGCATATGATATTCAGGGCTGGTTCGCTGATGGCAAACATGGCTATGGGTGTGTGGATATTGAAGAAGCGCTATCCAGCATTAAAGTACCTAGCAGTATTCATGATTTCAGCTGGTATAGCCATCTGTACCATACAATCAAGTGGAGAAGTCAAAGCTCCAAGGGAAACCCATGAAGATGCTGCCGAGGAAGAGAAACTCAAGTTCATTGACTGGCTCTGGTGGTGTTTGGGCATTGCCATTCTAACCTTTGCCCTTTTCCTCTCAGCTCGTATGGGAATTTTCCAAGAGTCGTTATATTCCAAGTATGGAAAGCACCCGTGGGAGGCTTTGTATTATACTCATTTATTACCATTAGTGTTTTGGTTACCGACAGCGCCTAATATTACCAACCATGTATCTATAGCATTAAGCACACCTGTAGTAGAATTTCTAGGTATCACATTCCCGAGACAAGTCTTATGGctgattttgtatgtattaacGCAAGGACTATGTATCAGTTCTGTATATGTTTTGACAACTGAATGTGCCTCGTTAGTTGTAACTCTCACGGTCACATTGAGGAAGTTTGTATCActcatattttctattttgtacTTCAAAAATCCCTTCACTTTAGGACATTGGATCGGTACATTATTAGTGTTTATAGGCACTTTGATATTCACTGAGATTTTACAGAAAATGGTTGCATTTGTTGTGCCTAAAGACAAAAAGAAAGTAcagtaa